In Yersinia enterocolitica subsp. enterocolitica, one DNA window encodes the following:
- a CDS encoding MFS transporter produces MTAKTHQSTVQPGVAQQVSTRLAFFISGLGMAAWAPLVPFAKERIGLNDASLGLLLLCIGVGSMLAMPLTGVLTAKWGCRAVILLAGAVLCLDLPLLVLMNTPVTMALALLVFGAAMGIIDVAMNIQAVIVEKASGRAMMSGFHGLFSVGGIAGAGGVSALLWLGLSPLTAIIATVALMIILLLTANKNLLQGSGEPHDGPLFVLPRGWVMFIGFLCFVMFLAEGSMLDWSAVFLTTLRGMAPSQAGMGYAVFAIAMTLGRLNGDRIVNGLGRYKVLLGGSLCAAVGIIIAISIDSPIAALIGFMLVGLGASNVVPILFTAAGNQTVMPANLAVASITTIGYAGILAGPAAIGFVAQFSNLSVAFGCVAVLLLTVTASAKAVTR; encoded by the coding sequence ATGACCGCCAAAACACACCAATCAACAGTGCAGCCCGGTGTTGCGCAGCAAGTCTCGACTCGGCTCGCATTTTTTATTTCCGGATTGGGAATGGCCGCCTGGGCACCGCTGGTACCCTTTGCCAAAGAACGGATAGGTCTTAACGATGCCTCACTGGGCTTACTATTATTGTGCATTGGTGTTGGATCGATGCTTGCTATGCCCCTGACCGGAGTGCTCACAGCAAAATGGGGATGCCGAGCGGTGATTTTGTTAGCGGGAGCTGTGCTCTGCCTCGACCTCCCCTTGCTGGTGTTGATGAATACCCCCGTGACGATGGCGCTGGCGCTGCTCGTCTTCGGTGCGGCGATGGGCATAATAGATGTTGCCATGAATATTCAAGCGGTCATTGTTGAGAAAGCCAGTGGGCGCGCAATGATGTCCGGTTTCCACGGGCTGTTCAGTGTGGGGGGAATTGCCGGTGCCGGTGGCGTCAGTGCATTATTGTGGCTGGGGCTAAGCCCGCTCACGGCCATCATTGCTACCGTCGCATTGATGATTATCCTATTACTAACTGCCAATAAAAACCTGTTACAAGGCAGCGGAGAGCCTCATGATGGCCCACTGTTTGTGCTGCCGCGCGGATGGGTGATGTTTATCGGTTTTTTGTGTTTTGTGATGTTCCTGGCAGAAGGTTCAATGCTTGACTGGAGTGCCGTTTTCCTGACCACACTGCGCGGTATGGCCCCCTCACAAGCAGGAATGGGTTATGCCGTATTTGCGATTGCGATGACGCTGGGCCGGTTAAATGGTGATCGGATTGTCAACGGATTAGGCCGATACAAGGTATTATTAGGCGGCAGCTTATGTGCTGCTGTGGGGATTATCATCGCGATAAGCATTGATAGCCCAATCGCCGCCCTTATTGGCTTTATGCTCGTGGGGTTGGGTGCATCAAATGTGGTGCCAATCCTGTTCACTGCCGCAGGCAACCAAACTGTCATGCCAGCCAATTTAGCGGTGGCCTCTATAACCACTATCGGTTACGCCGGTATTCTGGCAGGCCCCGCAGCCATTGGTTTTGTTGCCCAGTTCAGTAACTTATCGGTTGCTTTTGGCTGCGTGGCCGTCTTGTTACTCACAGTGACAGCCAGCGCCAAAGCCGTCACGCGCTAA
- the rcsD gene encoding phosphotransferase RcsD yields MQNNSLSTSSANITRCFWLFIVLLLITVGLYGYNYTNAYLTEKKHALSYIATGLQQRIEDYRYHTYQIYDFANNPNISDKNILSAQEVRLRPDIYYIEKPRRKTDAVIFGNHEPATLAMTLQLSDYLDSHWGAQNDTYSMYYLNGQDNSLTLITTQALKEVTSRFKESYLTAAAESRRAEMLQQANTLDERESFSPLRKLRFQNAYYFTIRTTFNHPGHLATVIAFDLPINDLIPPNMARSNFLLQPDKTPINEGMAPEDTAAASVTLNGYWVEISAPLANASLKIVYRVPVTVLAIDLLRNNFWLILSNILLLALAVLGIYFIRRQFVRPSTDMLDQLEAQKSLSQEIITSLPQGLLVYNFSSNVVVASNQIADNLMPHLNLQKIAHMAEQHHGVIQGTVNNEVYEIRMFRSKFSPETYLFLLHDQDKEVLVNKRLQQARREYDKSLQARKLMLHNLGIELNHPINNLNQTAKELQNTTDPAVQHELARKLAEQSESIIELIDNITLLTRLETQDWQPEQHSFSLSALIDGLLLDVLPAINQKGLTLFNHYLVGLDQNYIGDEKVLRKILSLLLHYSVITTAYGKITLNVDHEPGHPEQLIIQITDTGVGISDEEISNLNYPFLSQTLADRYNHSSGLTFFLCNQLCKKLNGQLEIRSKVDIGTRYTIRVTIAIQNEQEEEQEKLLDGVTVLLDITSEEVRSIITTLLNSFGANCIIVDDRLPGRDYDVTVTDNPQHYDNYTLLLASDEPGMQQLQDNYIRVNYNLGSAVIDAILLLIEQQISSDEHIEKPESIAADDINAYEQQLKSSDYYSLFVETVPVDLKKLYTELQQRDFISLSQTAHRLKGVFAMLNLLIGKQLCETLEQHIADGDRLKIENSISQIDSFVTRLLQQGNP; encoded by the coding sequence ATGCAAAATAACTCGTTATCTACCAGTTCAGCTAACATTACGCGCTGCTTCTGGCTGTTTATCGTATTACTGCTCATCACCGTTGGGCTGTATGGCTACAACTATACCAATGCTTACCTGACAGAAAAAAAACATGCATTGAGCTATATTGCCACCGGTTTACAGCAACGTATCGAAGATTATCGGTACCATACCTACCAGATATATGATTTTGCCAATAATCCGAATATCTCTGATAAAAATATTCTTTCTGCCCAAGAAGTGCGTCTGCGCCCTGATATTTACTATATTGAAAAACCGCGCAGAAAAACTGACGCCGTCATTTTTGGTAATCACGAGCCTGCCACACTCGCCATGACCTTGCAGTTGTCAGATTATCTCGACAGCCATTGGGGGGCGCAGAATGATACCTACTCAATGTATTATCTGAACGGCCAGGACAATAGCCTAACCCTCATCACCACTCAGGCCTTAAAGGAAGTCACGTCACGTTTTAAAGAAAGCTACCTGACTGCCGCCGCAGAGTCTCGGCGAGCAGAAATGCTACAACAGGCTAATACATTAGATGAGCGCGAAAGTTTCTCTCCATTGCGGAAATTACGTTTCCAGAACGCCTACTATTTCACGATTCGAACCACCTTCAATCATCCCGGTCATCTGGCGACGGTCATTGCCTTTGATCTGCCGATTAATGACTTAATTCCGCCGAATATGGCGCGTTCGAACTTCCTACTGCAACCGGATAAAACACCGATTAATGAGGGGATGGCACCAGAGGATACCGCCGCTGCCAGCGTGACACTCAATGGCTATTGGGTTGAAATTTCAGCGCCACTAGCCAACGCGTCGTTGAAAATTGTTTATCGTGTTCCGGTGACCGTGCTGGCCATTGATTTGCTGAGAAATAACTTCTGGCTGATCTTGTCCAATATATTGCTGCTGGCTCTGGCTGTTTTGGGGATCTATTTTATTCGTCGCCAATTCGTTCGCCCAAGTACAGATATGCTTGATCAATTAGAGGCGCAAAAATCACTGAGTCAGGAAATTATTACCAGCTTGCCACAAGGGCTACTGGTTTATAATTTCAGTAGTAATGTGGTAGTCGCCAGTAATCAGATAGCCGATAACCTGATGCCTCACCTTAACCTGCAAAAAATTGCCCATATGGCAGAACAGCACCACGGGGTGATTCAGGGCACGGTGAATAATGAAGTTTACGAAATCAGGATGTTCCGCAGTAAGTTTTCGCCTGAAACCTATCTTTTCCTGCTCCATGATCAGGATAAAGAAGTTTTGGTGAATAAACGCTTACAGCAGGCCAGACGTGAATACGACAAAAGCTTGCAAGCCCGTAAACTAATGCTCCATAACCTGGGTATTGAACTGAATCACCCCATTAATAACCTCAATCAAACAGCCAAAGAATTACAAAATACTACTGATCCGGCGGTGCAACATGAATTAGCGCGCAAACTGGCAGAACAATCTGAAAGTATCATTGAGTTAATTGATAATATTACCTTACTAACACGTTTAGAAACTCAGGATTGGCAACCAGAACAACATAGTTTCTCCCTGTCGGCATTAATTGATGGGCTGCTACTGGATGTGCTGCCAGCGATAAATCAGAAAGGGTTAACTCTGTTCAATCATTATCTTGTTGGCCTCGACCAAAATTACATTGGTGATGAAAAAGTATTGCGTAAAATACTTTCATTGCTACTGCATTATTCTGTTATCACGACTGCTTACGGTAAGATAACGCTTAATGTGGATCATGAACCTGGGCACCCGGAACAACTGATTATTCAAATTACCGATACGGGTGTGGGCATTTCTGATGAAGAGATCAGTAATCTTAATTACCCTTTCCTCAGCCAAACATTGGCCGACAGATACAATCACAGTTCAGGGTTAACATTCTTTTTATGTAACCAATTATGTAAAAAATTAAACGGTCAATTAGAGATTCGTAGCAAAGTTGATATAGGTACTCGTTATACAATCCGGGTTACGATTGCTATCCAAAATGAGCAGGAGGAGGAACAAGAGAAATTATTGGATGGTGTCACGGTATTATTAGATATAACGTCGGAAGAAGTGCGTTCTATAATCACAACATTATTGAATTCCTTTGGCGCTAACTGCATCATCGTCGATGACCGCTTGCCGGGCCGAGACTATGATGTGACGGTGACTGATAACCCACAACACTATGATAACTATACTTTATTACTTGCATCTGACGAACCAGGAATGCAGCAGTTGCAGGATAATTATATTCGGGTAAATTATAATTTAGGAAGTGCAGTCATTGATGCAATATTATTATTAATCGAACAGCAGATTTCATCTGATGAACACATTGAAAAGCCTGAATCCATTGCTGCTGATGATATAAATGCTTACGAGCAACAACTAAAATCCAGTGACTATTATTCCTTATTTGTTGAGACAGTACCAGTAGATCTGAAGAAACTGTATACTGAACTTCAGCAACGTGATTTCATATCGCTTTCGCAGACCGCACATCGATTGAAAGGCGTATTTGCTATGTTGAATTTGCTTATCGGCAAACAACTGTGTGAAACATTAGAACAGCATATCGCAGATGGCGATCGGTTGAAGATCGAAAATAGCATCAGTCAAATTGATTCTTTCGTCACCAGACTGTTGCAGCAAGGTAACCCATAA
- the rcsB gene encoding response regulator transcription factor RcsB: MNNLNVIIADDHPIVLFGIRKSLEQIEWVNVVGEFEDSTALINNLSKLDANVLITDLSMPGDKYGDGITLIKYIKRHYPDLAIIVLTMNNNPAILSSVLDLDIDGIVLKQGAPADLPKALAALQKGKKFTPESVAKLLEKISANGYGDKRLSPKESEVLRLFAEGFLVTEIARKLNRSIKTISSQKKSAMLKLGVDNDIALLNYLSSVTIGQEKE; encoded by the coding sequence ATGAACAACCTTAATGTAATTATTGCTGATGACCATCCAATTGTGTTGTTTGGCATCCGAAAGTCACTTGAGCAAATCGAGTGGGTAAACGTTGTCGGGGAGTTTGAAGACTCCACAGCGCTTATTAACAACTTGTCTAAACTCGATGCCAACGTGCTAATTACTGACCTCTCCATGCCTGGAGATAAGTACGGTGATGGCATCACATTGATAAAATATATAAAACGACACTACCCAGATTTAGCCATAATAGTACTAACGATGAATAATAACCCTGCTATTCTTAGTTCAGTTTTGGACTTGGATATTGATGGGATTGTACTAAAACAAGGCGCTCCTGCTGATTTACCTAAGGCTTTGGCAGCATTACAGAAAGGGAAAAAATTCACCCCTGAAAGTGTGGCTAAGCTGTTGGAGAAAATCAGCGCTAATGGCTATGGTGACAAACGTTTATCACCGAAAGAAAGTGAAGTTTTACGGTTATTTGCTGAAGGTTTCCTGGTAACTGAAATTGCCAGAAAACTGAATCGCAGCATCAAAACCATCAGTAGCCAGAAGAAATCGGCGATGCTGAAACTGGGCGTGGATAATGATATTGCCCTGTTAAACTACCTTTCCTCTGTCACTATTGGCCAAGAGAAAGAATAA
- the rcsC gene encoding two-component system sensor histidine kinase RcsC, giving the protein MKYLSSFRTTLKISRYLFRVLAVMLWSLGALLTTFYILNILNEKKSDIRQEYNTNFEQAQNYIRHSSDIIRDIKYMAENRLNHNTASSDIAAGAFIKNKTTPKYYPLNSEADCATLNSSRHSSLDSLSNLILYWKENFAAAYDLNRIFFIGSDTMCMVDFDIRNVPMEQESLLKSLSEHIARYREANNQDKDGPLYWIVPGVRPEIGTLYVLSPLYVGNKLEALVGTEQTIRLEDFISSGPLPIGVTLLDQNNEPVLRLATGERYASILDDYPDTPSYFGYVDDYNYLLLKKNLLPSPLSIAYSLPVKTIIEIFKLLIFNALLLNALSAVVIFTLAWLFERKMFHPAEDNALRLEEHEQFNRKIVASAPVGISILRISDGTNILSNELAHNYINLLTNEDRERITRIICEQQANFVDVMTSNNNNLQISFVHSRYRNEDVAICVLVDVSSRVKMEESLQEMAAAAEQASQSKSMFLATVSHELRTPLYGIIGNLDLLQTKELPQGVERLVTAMNNSSGLLLKIISDILDFSKIESEQLKIEPSEFSTVEVITHITANYLPLVVKKRLGLYCFIEADVPRLMLGDAVRLQQVISNLLNNAIKFTDTGCIILQVRVRGYYLEFRVRDTGVGINSREINQLFDPFFQVGTGVQRHFQGTGLGLAICEKLVNLMDGDVEVISELGMGSIFAIRIPLYLKGVQHHVQNAVLPKSERWQGKILWLDIRNARLESYLLDLLSHFGATIQRYSNEQTLQDQVLICDYLPQINAPLSTWIQLSIEHIGLPQETRPGYWLLSTSTLLEIIPLLDHILLDQQVVEDTPLALPAPKTNLDENADLLILVVDDHPINRRLLADQLTALGYRVITANDGLDALAVLSTNSVDIVLTDVNMPNMDGYRLTHRLRELNHHFPVIGVTANALAEGKQRCIEAGMDNCLSKPVTLDTLRQMLRYYGDKVRKTR; this is encoded by the coding sequence TTGAAATATCTTTCTTCATTTCGCACGACGCTGAAAATCTCCCGCTACCTATTTCGGGTATTGGCGGTCATGTTATGGTCACTCGGCGCACTGCTGACCACTTTTTATATCCTGAACATTCTTAACGAGAAAAAATCCGATATTCGTCAGGAATATAATACTAACTTTGAGCAGGCGCAGAACTACATTAGGCACTCTTCCGACATTATTCGTGATATCAAATATATGGCGGAAAACAGGCTTAATCACAATACTGCGAGCAGTGATATTGCGGCGGGCGCTTTTATTAAAAACAAAACCACGCCCAAATATTACCCACTCAATTCAGAAGCCGATTGTGCCACACTTAACTCGTCTCGCCATTCATCATTAGATTCTCTCAGCAATCTTATTTTGTATTGGAAAGAGAACTTCGCTGCTGCCTATGATCTTAATCGGATATTTTTTATTGGCAGTGACACCATGTGCATGGTGGACTTCGATATTCGCAATGTTCCGATGGAACAAGAAAGCTTACTTAAGTCGCTGAGTGAGCATATTGCACGGTATCGTGAGGCCAATAATCAGGATAAAGATGGCCCACTATATTGGATAGTCCCCGGTGTTCGTCCTGAAATAGGCACCTTATATGTGCTTAGCCCGCTTTATGTGGGGAATAAGTTAGAAGCATTAGTCGGCACGGAACAGACTATTCGTCTGGAAGATTTTATCTCCTCCGGCCCGTTACCCATTGGCGTGACTTTGCTGGATCAAAATAATGAGCCAGTATTACGTCTGGCGACGGGTGAACGCTATGCCTCGATATTGGATGACTACCCAGATACTCCCTCTTACTTTGGCTATGTGGACGATTATAATTATCTTTTGCTGAAAAAGAATTTACTGCCGTCCCCCCTAAGTATTGCCTATTCCTTGCCGGTCAAAACCATAATAGAGATATTCAAGCTATTAATTTTTAATGCGTTATTGCTAAATGCTCTTTCTGCGGTGGTCATATTTACCTTGGCCTGGTTGTTTGAGCGAAAAATGTTCCATCCGGCTGAAGATAATGCCTTGCGCTTGGAAGAACATGAGCAATTTAACCGTAAAATTGTGGCCTCTGCTCCGGTGGGTATTTCCATTCTGCGAATCAGTGACGGCACCAATATCCTCAGTAACGAATTAGCACATAACTATATTAACTTGCTGACCAATGAGGATCGTGAACGTATTACGCGCATTATTTGTGAGCAACAGGCGAATTTTGTCGATGTGATGACCAGTAATAACAACAATCTACAAATCAGCTTCGTTCACTCGCGCTACCGTAATGAAGATGTAGCGATTTGTGTGCTGGTAGATGTTAGTTCACGCGTAAAAATGGAGGAGTCATTGCAGGAAATGGCGGCAGCGGCGGAGCAGGCCAGCCAATCAAAATCGATGTTTTTGGCAACGGTCAGCCACGAGCTGCGTACTCCGCTGTATGGCATTATTGGTAACCTAGATTTATTGCAAACCAAAGAATTACCTCAGGGTGTTGAGCGTCTGGTGACGGCGATGAACAACTCGTCAGGGTTATTGCTCAAAATTATCAGTGATATTCTCGACTTCTCCAAAATAGAATCCGAACAACTGAAAATTGAGCCAAGTGAGTTTTCCACTGTAGAAGTGATAACACATATCACGGCGAACTATTTACCGCTGGTGGTGAAAAAGCGTTTGGGCCTTTACTGCTTTATTGAGGCCGATGTTCCACGGCTGATGTTGGGTGATGCGGTTCGCCTACAACAAGTTATCTCTAACTTACTCAATAACGCGATTAAATTTACTGACACCGGTTGCATCATTTTGCAAGTAAGGGTACGTGGCTATTACCTGGAGTTCCGTGTGCGCGATACCGGTGTGGGGATAAATTCACGTGAGATAAATCAGCTATTTGATCCGTTCTTCCAGGTGGGAACCGGGGTACAGCGCCATTTCCAAGGAACCGGATTAGGGTTAGCAATTTGTGAGAAATTGGTCAACCTGATGGACGGCGATGTTGAAGTGATTTCAGAGCTGGGGATGGGCAGCATTTTTGCTATTCGTATTCCCTTGTATCTGAAAGGAGTTCAACATCATGTCCAAAATGCAGTCTTGCCGAAGAGTGAGCGCTGGCAAGGAAAAATACTGTGGCTGGATATCCGTAATGCTCGTCTTGAGAGCTATTTACTCGATCTGTTAAGTCACTTCGGTGCGACTATCCAACGCTATAGCAATGAACAAACATTGCAGGATCAAGTGCTTATATGTGATTATTTACCACAAATAAACGCGCCACTATCGACATGGATTCAGCTATCCATTGAACATATTGGTTTGCCACAAGAGACTCGCCCAGGTTATTGGTTGCTTAGCACATCCACATTGCTGGAAATTATCCCATTATTGGATCACATATTGCTGGATCAGCAAGTCGTTGAGGACACACCACTGGCGTTGCCCGCACCGAAAACCAATCTGGATGAGAATGCAGATCTGCTCATTCTGGTGGTGGATGACCACCCTATCAACCGGCGGTTGTTGGCTGATCAATTGACAGCTTTAGGTTATCGGGTCATTACGGCGAATGATGGGCTGGATGCTCTGGCGGTGTTGAGTACAAATAGTGTCGATATTGTGCTAACTGACGTGAATATGCCGAATATGGATGGTTATCGCCTGACTCATCGCCTGCGAGAACTGAATCATCATTTCCCGGTGATTGGTGTTACGGCTAATGCCTTGGCCGAAGGTAAGCAGCGCTGTATTGAAGCAGGTATGGATAACTGTTTATCTAAGCCGGTAACATTGGATACTTTGCGCCAGATGCTGCGATATTATGGCGATAAGGTGCGAAAAACCCGTTAA